A single genomic interval of Chryseobacterium paludis harbors:
- a CDS encoding metallophosphoesterase family protein, translating into MTKVLLLSDSHSYIDDRILEYASQADEIWHCGDFGSFEIIEQLEKIKPLKGVYGNIDNAKIRSEFPEVNRFFCENLEVLMIHIGGYPGRYTPLAKKEISEKAPKLFISGHSHILKAMFDAKNNLLHLNPGACGKQGWHKVRTMMRFVVEGEEVKDLEVIELGPK; encoded by the coding sequence ATGACTAAAGTCCTTCTCCTTTCCGATTCCCATTCCTATATTGACGATCGAATCTTAGAATATGCCAGTCAGGCTGACGAAATTTGGCACTGTGGTGATTTTGGAAGCTTTGAAATTATAGAACAGCTCGAAAAAATCAAACCTTTAAAAGGTGTTTACGGAAATATTGACAACGCCAAAATCCGTTCTGAATTTCCAGAAGTGAATCGTTTTTTCTGTGAGAATCTGGAAGTTTTGATGATTCATATTGGAGGTTATCCGGGAAGATACACACCATTAGCTAAGAAGGAAATTAGTGAAAAGGCTCCCAAACTATTTATTTCAGGCCATTCACATATTTTAAAAGCAATGTTCGACGCGAAGAATAATTTACTTCATCTTAATCCCGGCGCATGTGGAAAACAAGGCTGGCATAAAGTAAGAACAATGATGCGCTTTGTAGTGGAAGGTGAGGAAGTAAAAGACTTAGAGGTAATTGAATTAGGTCCAAAATAG
- a CDS encoding Smr/MutS family protein, translating to MNIGDQVSVVDENLSGVITSVKGNIVVLKDEYGFTHQYPKEKLVPKNPSLYENIKVEKKAEPKKIISKKHQKEALILDLHFHNLVKNPNDYDSFERLFIQKEKLLSVLAFCRKNHLKRLEIVHGIGDGVLQRMVLDVLESQTHLDFYNKEILHHQSGAVMVEFH from the coding sequence ATGAACATTGGTGATCAGGTTTCTGTAGTAGATGAAAATTTAAGCGGCGTAATAACTTCCGTGAAAGGTAATATTGTTGTTTTGAAAGATGAATATGGATTTACCCATCAATATCCTAAAGAAAAGCTGGTTCCGAAAAATCCTTCTTTATATGAAAACATTAAGGTCGAAAAAAAAGCAGAACCCAAAAAGATAATCTCAAAAAAACACCAAAAAGAAGCTCTAATTTTAGACTTACATTTTCACAATCTGGTTAAAAACCCAAATGATTATGATAGTTTCGAAAGGCTTTTTATTCAAAAGGAAAAGCTATTAAGTGTTTTAGCATTCTGTAGAAAGAATCATCTTAAAAGGTTGGAAATTGTTCATGGAATTGGTGATGGAGTCCTCCAGAGAATGGTTTTAGACGTTTTAGAAAGTCAGACTCACCTGGATTTTTACAATAAGGAAATACTTCACCATCAATCAGGTGCCGTAATGGTAGAATTTCACTAA
- a CDS encoding DUF3822 family protein — protein sequence MNVLNLLFTKDGLIYQIAKNKSILEEKSYFVTEESPKDFIAEKLDEVLIKQRFDEISVISAFNHFTLMPEGFSEHEAGYDLISFNAPVDKENEELMLSLNKKFRIQFYYTFPKAFYKKIKELAIPVHFNFSGEKFLNSINNKNNKEIHINLYHNQCEFFAIDNKKLILYNNLDVNSEVDFLYFVMFTLSKIGFGINETNFYAYGETTENETFISELQKFVKNLKIVFDNVPNKNFILN from the coding sequence ATGAACGTACTTAATTTACTTTTCACAAAAGACGGATTAATCTACCAAATTGCCAAAAACAAGAGCATTTTGGAGGAAAAATCCTATTTCGTTACTGAAGAATCTCCTAAGGATTTTATCGCTGAAAAACTGGATGAAGTTTTAATTAAACAAAGATTCGATGAAATTTCTGTTATTTCAGCTTTTAATCATTTTACATTAATGCCTGAAGGTTTTTCAGAGCATGAGGCGGGATATGACCTGATCTCTTTTAACGCTCCCGTTGATAAGGAGAATGAAGAGCTTATGCTTTCTTTAAATAAAAAGTTCAGGATCCAGTTCTATTATACTTTTCCAAAAGCTTTTTACAAGAAAATAAAAGAGTTGGCAATTCCTGTTCACTTTAATTTTTCGGGAGAAAAGTTTTTAAACTCGATCAATAATAAAAATAATAAAGAAATTCACATTAATCTTTATCATAATCAATGTGAGTTTTTTGCAATCGACAATAAAAAACTCATCTTATACAATAACCTGGATGTAAATTCAGAGGTTGACTTTCTTTACTTCGTTATGTTTACTTTAAGTAAAATAGGCTTTGGAATAAATGAAACTAATTTCTATGCATACGGAGAAACTACGGAAAACGAAACCTTCATTTCTGAACTGCAAAAGTTCGTAAAGAATTTGAAAATTGTATTTGATAATGTTCCTAATAAGAATTTCATACTTAACTAG
- a CDS encoding RsmD family RNA methyltransferase, with amino-acid sequence MYRIISGRWKAKKIAAPKNFDVRPTTDFAKEALFSILENKYDMQSISVLDLFAGIGSISLEFASRGCQDVTSVELNPKHTSFINSTASELDMSSQINVQRGDVTDWLKKFRNKKSFEIAFADAPFETEEKKYHEIISLVLHNKYLKENGVLIIEHQSRFKFDHPNLIDTRKYGNVSFSFFEPNKIDASSQEI; translated from the coding sequence ATGTACAGAATAATCTCAGGCCGTTGGAAAGCCAAAAAAATAGCCGCTCCTAAAAATTTCGATGTAAGGCCAACTACAGACTTTGCAAAGGAAGCTCTATTCAGTATTTTGGAAAACAAATACGATATGCAGTCGATCTCTGTACTTGATCTCTTTGCTGGCATCGGTTCTATTTCATTAGAATTTGCCTCAAGAGGCTGCCAGGATGTAACTTCTGTAGAACTGAACCCAAAACACACAAGCTTCATTAATTCGACAGCTTCTGAGTTAGATATGTCTTCACAGATTAATGTACAGAGAGGCGATGTTACCGATTGGCTAAAGAAGTTCAGGAATAAAAAATCATTTGAGATCGCTTTTGCTGATGCTCCTTTTGAAACTGAAGAAAAGAAATACCATGAAATTATTTCTCTGGTATTACACAATAAGTACCTGAAAGAAAACGGAGTTTTAATTATAGAACACCAAAGCCGTTTTAAATTCGATCATCCCAACCTGATAGACACACGAAAGTATGGAAATGTAAGTTTCAGCTTTTTTGAACCAAATAAAATAGATGCTAGTAGCCAGGAAATTTAA
- a CDS encoding winged helix-turn-helix transcriptional regulator: MYTIDNKTYPCCTSVTMKFIGGKWKAVILYHLIEGTKRYNEIRKDIPTITERTLSLQLKQLEEDGIISRKVFTAKPPLVVEYSLTDFGKTLLPVLNEITKWGEDAISISKKIARN, encoded by the coding sequence ATGTATACAATAGATAATAAAACATACCCATGCTGTACAAGCGTAACGATGAAATTTATAGGTGGCAAATGGAAAGCTGTAATTTTATATCACCTCATTGAGGGAACAAAAAGATATAATGAGATCAGAAAAGATATTCCAACGATTACAGAGCGAACGTTGAGTCTTCAGTTAAAGCAATTAGAAGAAGATGGAATTATCAGTAGGAAGGTTTTTACTGCTAAACCACCGTTGGTCGTAGAATATTCCCTAACAGATTTTGGAAAAACCTTATTACCTGTTTTAAATGAAATTACAAAATGGGGTGAAGATGCAATATCAATATCAAAAAAAATAGCCAGAAATTAA
- a CDS encoding nitroreductase family protein — translation MNFLNKMKTRYTVKKYNPQGKVSSEQILQLKEILNLSPSSINSQPWNFVFINDNQVKKELAEVSYFNKEKILDSSHLIAFQVLKNVEDFEKQIEENLPEGSINYYRTMVKPKGEIEIKSWLAHQVYLSLGILLSACADMGIDSTPMEGIETDKYDDILKNDSYETLFAVAIGERSEDDTNHPMVTTKKRLKSETVIFEV, via the coding sequence ATGAACTTTTTAAACAAAATGAAAACAAGATATACTGTAAAAAAGTATAATCCACAAGGTAAAGTAAGTAGTGAACAAATACTTCAGTTGAAAGAAATTCTTAACCTGAGTCCATCGTCTATTAATAGCCAACCATGGAATTTTGTCTTTATAAATGACAATCAGGTCAAAAAAGAATTAGCAGAAGTATCTTACTTTAACAAAGAAAAGATATTGGATAGCAGTCATCTAATTGCTTTTCAGGTTTTGAAAAATGTTGAAGATTTTGAAAAACAGATAGAAGAAAATCTACCAGAGGGCTCTATAAATTATTACAGAACTATGGTAAAACCTAAAGGCGAAATAGAAATAAAATCATGGCTGGCACATCAGGTATATCTTTCTTTAGGAATTTTGCTTTCCGCTTGCGCAGACATGGGAATAGATTCAACGCCAATGGAAGGAATTGAAACGGATAAATATGATGATATTCTAAAAAATGATTCTTACGAAACCCTCTTTGCTGTTGCAATTGGTGAAAGATCAGAAGACGATACCAATCATCCAATGGTAACCACAAAGAAAAGATTGAAATCCGAAACGGTAATTTTCGAGGTATAA
- a CDS encoding LacI family DNA-binding transcriptional regulator, which yields MTIKDIARLAGVSPGTVDRILHKRGGVSKDAEKKVLEIIEQVGGFTPNVIARNLVLNKVYQIAVLMPLFNAESPFWQYPKEGVLKAIEEVSSYGMKVNISYFDEFDVETYKKALDEILKDKNLDGIIIAPHFTRETLDRKSQLEALNIPYVFMNVPLTGLNNISFVGQDSFGSGRLAAKLFHISQNTRKPRIIVVEVLEDFENYYGLDQRVKGFISFFADHPSYFKIDKLRVPNKNSQVFYQLLEESLKMYDDIGGMFFPSNALTKAGKYFDMHQIKLDMVVGYDMTEENKEYMNKGIFTFLICQEPFQQGYKSIKLMFEHLIYGKKLNRVYHSPIQILAKENLEYYID from the coding sequence TTGACAATTAAAGATATAGCCCGGCTGGCTGGCGTTTCTCCTGGAACGGTTGACAGAATACTGCATAAAAGAGGCGGAGTCTCAAAAGATGCGGAAAAAAAAGTTCTTGAGATCATCGAACAGGTTGGCGGATTTACCCCCAATGTTATTGCCCGGAATCTGGTACTTAATAAAGTATATCAGATTGCCGTTTTAATGCCGCTTTTTAATGCGGAAAGCCCCTTTTGGCAATATCCTAAAGAGGGTGTACTGAAAGCTATAGAAGAAGTTTCCAGTTATGGGATGAAGGTTAATATTTCGTATTTTGACGAATTTGATGTCGAAACATACAAGAAAGCACTGGATGAAATTTTAAAAGATAAAAACCTGGATGGAATTATCATTGCTCCTCATTTTACAAGAGAGACTCTCGACAGAAAATCACAGTTGGAAGCGCTGAATATACCATACGTTTTTATGAATGTGCCACTTACTGGACTTAATAATATATCTTTTGTAGGGCAAGACTCTTTTGGAAGCGGCCGTCTTGCAGCGAAGCTTTTCCATATTTCTCAAAATACCAGAAAACCAAGGATTATAGTAGTAGAAGTATTGGAAGATTTTGAAAATTATTATGGTTTAGATCAGCGTGTAAAAGGTTTTATAAGTTTTTTCGCAGACCATCCTTCCTATTTTAAGATCGATAAGCTGAGGGTTCCCAATAAAAATAGCCAGGTTTTTTATCAATTGTTGGAAGAAAGCCTTAAAATGTATGATGATATTGGTGGGATGTTTTTTCCATCTAATGCACTTACAAAGGCCGGGAAGTATTTTGATATGCACCAGATAAAGCTGGATATGGTTGTAGGATATGATATGACAGAAGAAAATAAAGAATATATGAATAAGGGTATTTTTACCTTTTTAATCTGTCAGGAACCTTTTCAACAAGGATATAAAAGCATTAAATTAATGTTTGAACATTTAATATATGGAAAGAAACTTAACAGAGTTTACCATTCACCGATACAGATTCTGGCTAAAGAAAACTTAGAATATTACATTGATTGA
- a CDS encoding class II fructose-bisphosphate aldolase, with product MKINPVILFKKAYGKFCIPAINISSPEQIHGLFSTAQKLNAPFIIQTTPAAREYMNPIMLVNCIKSATKIYPNVVFAMHLDHGNEPHINNAIDSGEYTSVMIDASHDPLEKNIERTKLVVDQAHQKNIAVEAELGVLSGIEDHLNIEEENALYTNPADVEYFVKKTHCDSLAVAIGTSHGAYKFSGGKGLRLDLLEDIQKRVPNFPIVLHGASSIDIEEIKRINIAGGNIKEDAKGITEDEIRKAISYGVCKLNIATDLRILWIRIFREYFQDSPEHLDPLKAGRQYMEELEVLLTKKFEILGNINKSALYK from the coding sequence ATGAAAATTAATCCCGTTATCCTTTTTAAAAAAGCCTATGGAAAGTTTTGTATTCCGGCGATCAATATATCCAGTCCCGAACAGATTCATGGGCTGTTCAGCACAGCTCAAAAATTGAATGCCCCCTTTATTATACAAACCACACCCGCTGCAAGAGAATACATGAATCCCATAATGCTGGTCAACTGTATCAAGTCTGCAACAAAAATATATCCGAATGTTGTTTTTGCCATGCATCTTGATCATGGCAATGAGCCTCATATCAATAATGCCATTGATTCCGGTGAGTATACTTCTGTAATGATTGATGCATCCCATGATCCTTTGGAAAAGAATATTGAAAGAACGAAATTAGTGGTAGACCAGGCTCATCAAAAAAACATTGCAGTAGAAGCGGAACTTGGTGTACTAAGCGGTATTGAAGATCATCTCAATATAGAGGAAGAAAATGCATTGTACACTAATCCTGCCGATGTAGAGTATTTTGTAAAGAAAACCCATTGCGACAGTCTTGCCGTAGCCATTGGCACAAGTCATGGTGCTTATAAATTTTCAGGAGGAAAAGGCCTGCGTCTCGATTTACTGGAAGACATCCAAAAAAGGGTCCCTAATTTCCCGATTGTTTTACATGGGGCTTCCTCTATAGATATTGAAGAGATAAAACGGATTAATATCGCTGGAGGAAACATCAAAGAAGACGCAAAAGGTATTACCGAGGACGAAATAAGAAAAGCCATCAGCTATGGAGTCTGTAAACTGAATATTGCTACAGATCTGAGGATTCTCTGGATAAGGATCTTCAGAGAATATTTTCAAGATTCTCCCGAACATCTTGATCCTCTTAAGGCCGGTCGACAGTATATGGAAGAACTGGAGGTTCTTTTGACTAAAAAATTTGAGATTTTAGGTAACATCAATAAATCAGCATTATATAAATAA
- the iolE gene encoding myo-inosose-2 dehydratase yields MIQLGIAPIGWTNDDMPELGGNITFEQCISEMALAGYQGCEIGNKYPKDPNVLKKYLDIRGLTICNKWFSYELTTKPYEQVKQDFIKQLNFLKHFNTKVVGGAECGNTIHGEFNTPITQRKKVSNEDWKKLTEGLTELGKIALNDFGIQLSYHHHMGTMVQTQEEVERLFNETDEKYVKLNYDCGHFDFANENPAEALTKFIGRTAHIHFKDVRKDVKDNMYKDNNSFLKSVKLGIYTVPGDGDLDMQALSKIIHSSDYKGWIVVEAEQDPGKANPFEYAKKGYQFITETLKF; encoded by the coding sequence ATGATACAATTAGGAATAGCCCCTATTGGCTGGACCAATGATGATATGCCCGAATTAGGAGGGAATATCACTTTTGAACAATGCATTAGCGAAATGGCATTGGCCGGATATCAAGGTTGTGAAATCGGAAACAAATATCCGAAAGATCCCAATGTTTTAAAAAAATATCTGGATATAAGAGGTCTTACAATCTGTAATAAGTGGTTCAGCTATGAGCTTACTACAAAACCTTATGAACAGGTAAAACAGGATTTTATTAAACAGCTCAATTTTCTTAAGCATTTTAATACAAAAGTAGTGGGTGGTGCAGAGTGTGGAAACACAATTCATGGAGAATTTAATACCCCTATTACACAGCGTAAAAAAGTGTCCAATGAAGATTGGAAAAAACTGACTGAAGGATTAACTGAGCTTGGAAAAATTGCGCTGAATGATTTTGGAATTCAGCTTTCTTACCATCATCATATGGGCACCATGGTGCAAACCCAAGAGGAGGTAGAACGTTTGTTCAATGAGACTGATGAAAAATATGTAAAACTTAATTATGACTGTGGACATTTTGATTTTGCCAACGAAAATCCTGCAGAAGCATTAACAAAATTCATAGGACGTACAGCGCATATTCACTTTAAGGATGTAAGAAAAGATGTAAAGGACAACATGTATAAAGACAATAATAGTTTTTTAAAATCTGTAAAGCTAGGGATATATACAGTACCAGGAGATGGTGATCTTGATATGCAGGCTCTATCAAAAATTATCCACAGTAGTGACTACAAAGGGTGGATTGTTGTGGAAGCAGAACAAGATCCAGGCAAAGCAAATCCGTTTGAATATGCAAAAAAAGGATATCAATTTATAACGGAAACCTTAAAGTTTTAA
- a CDS encoding Gfo/Idh/MocA family oxidoreductase: MKKLNIGIVGLGRLGKEYAKNITYLVPNANLVAACSIRKEELDYVKDRYNVPNLYASYEQMLEQQEEMDAVVIVTSTDQHADAIIKAVQAGYHVFCEKPLALNIEDCIRVEKAVAKHPDRITMLGFVRRFDVSYADAKAKINEGLVGTPYLIHSQTIDKDTFAPFQIKFCTTGGGIFHDYNVHDIDLAHWFLGSRIQKVWALGGAYRFPEFALAGDADNTSSMCELENGTMAVLTASRTSSFGHNTCTEIFATEGNLKIGDPPAKNMLQISDKHGIRREGMETFFDRFQTAFLIQIQAFVNHVLENKQPELTMNNATNATLVATALTKSFKEKKPVIISDLLS; this comes from the coding sequence ATGAAAAAACTGAATATCGGAATTGTAGGATTGGGAAGACTAGGTAAAGAATATGCTAAAAACATCACTTACCTTGTGCCCAATGCCAATCTTGTAGCGGCATGCAGTATCAGAAAGGAGGAATTAGATTATGTAAAAGACAGATACAATGTCCCGAATTTATATGCTTCTTATGAGCAAATGCTTGAACAACAAGAGGAAATGGATGCTGTAGTTATTGTTACATCTACAGATCAGCATGCCGATGCCATTATTAAAGCAGTACAAGCCGGTTATCATGTTTTTTGTGAAAAACCTCTCGCTCTTAACATCGAAGACTGCATTCGTGTGGAAAAAGCAGTTGCCAAACACCCGGACAGAATTACCATGTTAGGATTTGTCCGAAGATTCGATGTAAGCTATGCAGACGCTAAGGCTAAAATCAATGAAGGATTGGTAGGCACACCCTACCTTATACATTCTCAAACAATAGATAAAGACACTTTTGCTCCATTTCAAATTAAATTCTGTACAACTGGAGGTGGCATTTTTCATGATTATAATGTTCATGATATTGATCTTGCCCATTGGTTCTTAGGCTCCAGAATCCAAAAAGTATGGGCATTAGGTGGTGCCTACAGATTCCCTGAATTCGCACTAGCAGGAGATGCTGATAATACCAGTTCTATGTGCGAATTAGAAAATGGAACAATGGCAGTATTAACAGCTTCCAGAACATCTTCCTTCGGTCATAATACCTGTACAGAGATCTTCGCCACAGAAGGAAACCTAAAAATAGGTGATCCACCAGCAAAAAACATGCTTCAGATATCCGATAAACACGGTATCAGAAGAGAAGGAATGGAAACTTTTTTCGACAGGTTTCAAACTGCTTTTCTAATACAGATCCAAGCTTTTGTAAACCATGTACTGGAAAACAAACAACCTGAACTTACTATGAATAATGCAACCAATGCCACTTTGGTAGCTACAGCATTAACCAAATCATTCAAAGAAAAAAAGCCGGTAATCATATCCGACCTACTTTCTTAA
- the iolB gene encoding 5-deoxy-glucuronate isomerase: MNLIRKPTDQKIYQNISAKNADWNWLNFGARLMELNETWTYDTGENEMVIVLLSGNYIVESNRGSWEIKNGRKDVFRGVAHTLYLPRKTTFILISTSDKLDIAYSWCRADDDFEPQLVTPEETPTVIFGGDNATRQFNDLIPPGFKCSRLVCREVYTPSGNWSSFPAHKHDERILDDSGQLREAQLEEIYFYKFQKPEAYAIQQVYTKNDADPIDEILRTRNNDAVLIPKGYHPVAAEHGYHCYYLNFLAGTDQSLANTTDSDLEWIFDSWKGKDSRLPLVTSAMNNQQND; this comes from the coding sequence ATGAACCTTATCAGAAAACCTACAGATCAGAAAATTTATCAAAACATATCTGCTAAAAATGCAGACTGGAATTGGTTAAATTTTGGAGCTCGCCTCATGGAGCTGAACGAAACATGGACTTATGATACCGGTGAAAATGAAATGGTCATTGTATTATTATCCGGTAATTATATCGTAGAAAGCAACAGAGGAAGCTGGGAAATAAAAAACGGGCGTAAAGATGTGTTCAGAGGTGTTGCACATACGCTGTATCTTCCCCGCAAAACAACATTCATTCTTATATCAACTTCCGATAAGTTGGATATTGCCTACAGTTGGTGCAGAGCCGATGATGATTTTGAACCCCAACTGGTAACCCCGGAAGAAACACCTACTGTGATTTTTGGTGGAGACAATGCTACCCGTCAGTTTAACGATTTAATTCCTCCGGGATTCAAATGTTCGCGACTGGTATGCAGAGAGGTTTACACTCCTTCAGGAAATTGGAGCTCTTTTCCGGCTCACAAGCACGATGAAAGAATTCTAGATGATAGCGGACAGTTACGGGAGGCACAACTGGAAGAGATCTACTTTTACAAATTCCAAAAGCCAGAAGCGTATGCTATCCAGCAGGTTTATACAAAAAATGACGCAGATCCTATAGATGAAATCCTACGGACAAGAAATAATGATGCCGTATTGATTCCTAAAGGCTACCATCCTGTTGCAGCAGAACACGGCTACCACTGTTATTATTTAAACTTCTTGGCAGGAACCGATCAATCTCTGGCCAACACTACAGATAGTGACCTCGAATGGATTTTCGATTCATGGAAGGGAAAAGATTCCCGCCTTCCATTAGTAACCTCAGCAATGAACAATCAACAGAACGATTAA
- the iolC gene encoding 5-dehydro-2-deoxygluconokinase: protein MKFDLLTFGRASIDLYSKNIGAEFNDIKELTTAIGGSPVNISIGAQRLGLKTSIVTGVGNDPIGGFIINTLKLENVDTSYINTIEGTTSTAVVCGIVPPDKFPLVFYRDKAPDNYMTIDMVNTIDFDQYKSFLMTGTALSIEPTRSAAIYATEKAKAKGITIFLDIDFRASLWHDVRAFGVTLRQYLPLCDIVMGTEEELLAMGLTDSNQVKITDSAISSPTIEGDINTVIRQVLHSGIKLLLVKTGPKGVTAYYPDGRIETIPGFPVEVVNVLGAGDAFASGFVYGYLQGWDTYQSARLANACGAWMVTKQGCSNFAPTYPEIIQFIEDNGNF from the coding sequence ATGAAATTTGATTTACTAACATTCGGAAGAGCAAGTATAGATTTATATTCCAAAAATATCGGTGCTGAATTTAATGATATCAAAGAATTGACCACTGCCATTGGCGGATCACCCGTCAATATTTCTATAGGAGCACAAAGACTTGGTCTTAAAACAAGTATAGTAACAGGTGTAGGAAATGATCCTATAGGCGGTTTTATCATTAATACATTGAAATTGGAAAATGTAGATACCTCTTATATAAATACTATCGAAGGGACAACGAGTACGGCTGTAGTATGCGGTATTGTACCTCCTGATAAATTCCCGCTTGTATTTTACCGGGATAAAGCCCCTGACAATTATATGACCATCGACATGGTAAATACCATAGACTTTGATCAATATAAATCATTTTTAATGACTGGTACAGCACTTTCCATAGAACCTACCCGAAGCGCTGCGATCTATGCAACAGAAAAAGCAAAAGCAAAAGGTATCACTATTTTTCTGGATATCGATTTCAGGGCCAGTTTATGGCATGATGTACGTGCATTTGGAGTCACTTTACGTCAGTATTTACCCTTATGTGATATTGTAATGGGAACAGAAGAAGAGCTTTTAGCAATGGGACTTACGGATTCTAACCAAGTGAAAATAACCGACAGTGCCATCTCCTCTCCTACTATCGAAGGCGATATCAACACTGTGATCAGACAGGTATTACATTCTGGAATCAAACTTCTTTTAGTAAAAACAGGCCCCAAAGGCGTTACAGCATATTATCCAGATGGAAGGATAGAAACTATTCCTGGCTTTCCTGTAGAAGTTGTTAATGTACTGGGTGCAGGAGATGCATTTGCCTCCGGATTTGTATACGGATATCTTCAAGGTTGGGATACCTACCAATCTGCCCGTCTGGCAAATGCCTGTGGGGCCTGGATGGTCACCAAGCAGGGATGCAGCAACTTTGCTCCTACTTATCCGGAGATTATTCAGTTTATTGAAGATAATGGAAATTTTTAA